The window GGACGGGTCGTCCTTGCTGGCGTCGTACAGCCGCGCCGCGTGGTAGGTGGCCAGCTTGGCGGCTTCCAGCTTCATGTAAGCGTCGGCCAGCGGGTGTGCGATGGACTGGTTCTGGCCGATGGGCCGGTTGAAGACGACGCGGTCGCGCGCGTACGCCgaggccttggcgacggcggcgtagCCCAGGCCCAGCGCCTCGCCGGCGAGCAGGCACCGCTCGGCGTTCATGCCGTGGAGGATGATCTTGAAGCCCTGGCCCTCGCGGCCAACGAGGGAGCCGGCGGGGATGCGGTAGTTGTCGAAGAAGacctcgttggcgtcgacggcgcggccgccCATCTTCTTGATCTTGCGCATGTCGAGCCCCGGCTGCgagcggtcgaggtcgatgcAGAAGAGCGACAGGCCCTCGCTCGGCTTGGCGCAGTCCTCGTAGGCCTTGGtgcgggcgaggaggatcaTCTTGGACGCGACCTGGGCGCAGGTGATCCAGATCTTCTGCCCCGTGACGAGGTAGGACCCGTCGGTCTGCttcctggccgtcgtcgcgagGCGCAGCGTGTCGAGGCCCGAGTTGGGCTCGGTGACGCCGAAGCACGTCCGCCACTCGCCCGAGATGATCTTGGGGATCGTGCtctcgagctgctccggcGTGCCGAACCTGGCGAGCGGCTGCGTGGCGTAGACGTTGGCGTGGATGGACTGGGCGCCCgccatgccggcgccggactCGCTGATGGTCTGCATCATCATGGTGGCCTCAGAGATGCCCAGgccggagccgccgaggGACTCCGGGAGGGCGATACCGAGCCATCCGTCCTTCGCCAGCGCCGCGTGGAACTCCTTCGGGTCCTGCTCGGTCTGATCGCGCTCTTGCCAGTAGGTGTTGGGGAACTCGGAGCAGACCTGGCTGACGGCCTCGCGGACTGTGAGCTGGTTCTCCGTGAAGCCGGTTGTCTCCATGATCTTGCGAGTTGGCGTTGttgagaaggcggcggcgcatAGTGTGGGTGATGGTGTCATTGTTACTGAGCGAAAGCACCCAGCCGTTTTAACGGCGGGCCGCGCAACGCGCCAAAGTTTCCGTGCTATCGGCGTTGACATTGTGTGTTGATTTGAGAGAGTATGAGATGACTGGGTCTATAGGTTCAAACGGAGTTGAGAAAGACTTCAGTTTGTACCATATATACAACCTCACAAACGCCGACTCGCAGTCGTGAAGGCCAAGCTCATATGAGATGCCAACCAACTTCACAGCCGGCAAATAGACCTGGACGTGCGGCAACTGTCTTCCAGGGTAATTAATTGGCGAATGACGACACCAAATATGCACAACCAGCGCTAGGACTGGCAGGGTAGCTCGATCCCTCTCCATATAGCCGACTACGGGTCAAGAAGCCGAGTTCGAAGTTCCCACCACCCAGGTAACGTATGGGCCTCCCCTTTGTCCTCAGACAGGGGCCGAGAGTAAGCCACAAGTCTGGCAGATGCCTACAGTTCACTTGTCTTTGACAAGTTCCAAAGTCCAAAGATCCGATCTTCAATTCGGGTTTACTAGCTGACTGGAATTCTCGGCGCCGTAGGTTAACTCACCGAACACTGAATCCCAGGCCAACCTTGCCGCTTTCATCTATACATCCACCCGCAAATACTACCATGCCTCCACCAAAAGCCGTGCTATCGGTAATGATCCCCAGGATCACAGCTTTCGCAAGAGCACACAGACCGGCCACCACATCACAGCAACTCCAAAGATGCATCGAGTCTCTGCCCAGGTACAGGAGCGTGTCCCGTCGTACTATGGCCACTTCGAACGCACCAAAGTCTTCTGCAGGGGAACCGCTTCCCTTGGAAGGCATCACTGTCGTCAGCCTCGAGCATGCCATAGCCGCACCCTTTTGTACCAGACAGCTTGCCGACATGGGTGCCAGGGTCATCAAGATCGAGCGtcccggcgtcggcgacttCGCGAGGGCTTACGACACCCGAGTCAACGGAATGGCCTCGCATTTTGTCTGGGCAAACCGCTCGAAGGAGAGCCTGGCCCTGGACCTGAAGAAACCCAAAGACTTTGACGTTCTCAAGAGGCTCCTTGCCAAATCAGATGTGTTGGTTCAGAATCTGGCCCCCGGCGCTACTGAACGGCTCGGCCTGGGCTACAACACGCTCCGAGAAACCCACCCTTCGCTGATTGTCTGCGACATCTCAGGCTACGGCTCCGATGGCCCGTACAGAGACAAGAAGGCGTATGACCTACTCGTGCAGAGCGAAGCCGGCTTCCTCTCCGTCACGGGTAACGGGCCCGAGCCGGCCAAGGCTGGCatctccatcgccgacatTTCGGCCGGCATGTACGCCTACTCCAACATTCTGGCCGCGATCATCAAGCGGGGCAAGACAGGCCGGGGCGCGCGGATAGACATCTCGATGCTCGAGAGCATGGTCGAGTGGATGAGCTTCCCCATGTACTACACCTACAACGACGCCCCGGGCCTGGCCCGCTCAGGGGCGGCCCACGCCTCCATCTACCCTTACGGTCCCTtcgagacgggcggcggcggctccgtcaTGTTTGGCGTGCAAAACGAGCGGGAGTGGACGAACCTCTGCCGCGACgtgctgggcgacgaggcgctGGCCAGGGACCCGCGGTTCGTGAGCAACACGCTCAGGGTCCGGCATCGGGACGAGTTGAAGGCGGTCATATGCCGCGTGTTCGCGCGCtcgtcggccgaggaggtcctcGCGAAGCTGGACGGCgcggccatcgccaacgccaacgtGAACGACATGCAGGGCGTGTGGAACCACCCGCAACTAAAGGCCAGGGCGCGGTGGACAGATGTCGAGACACCGGCGGGGAAGATTCCCGCCTTAATCCCGCCGGGATTCGCATCGGTACGAGAGTCGAGGATGGACAGAGTTCCTGGGCTCGGCGAGCACAATGAGTCAATCTTTAGGGAGCTGGGAGTTGAGCCTTGATGTGTTGGTCAAGGAGAGTTCCGTCCCAGCTAGTGGTAAGGATGCTTACGGGCCGTTTGGTTATAGCGGTTGACATTACGTACGACTGAATCAATGAATGGAAACATAGGGTGATTTTTACACAGCATTGCGGCCCTCGTGTCACATTCGTCACCCTTGCTGTGACTATGTCTACAAACAATGCCTGTAACAAGGCTTGACAGCTTGCCATTTTCGATTCAGTTCACTAATTCGCCCGCCTGTGTGACCTAGACGGTACCCCAGAGATAAGAAATACAGGGAGGGGGTTTGACACGAAAGGCGCGGGCCGCGGCATGGGGTTGAGAAAGGTGCGGGGGATCGGAGATGTAACCCCCCAGTCGCATTCTACCTACATATTGGAGTAATCAGTAATCAGTAACCAGGGAAGGGTGACCGACCTCCGCTGGCATTTGTCTCCAAACCTCTTTCTCAACCTGCCCTCTCCCATATTGGTCTCATGTTGCGGTACACTATGTTGCGGTCAGCCTTTGTCAGATCAACACGCCTCCCTCCGCTCCAGTCGGCGGTCTGTATTCGGGCACAGAGCACCTACGCCAAAGCACAGCTGAAATGCGACGACTCGCAGCAAGCTGGTGAAGCTACGTCATCCGTCTCGCCGACTGCTTCGTCAAGATGGTTCTCCGAGCTCCAGGCGCGGATCCTGCGTCTGAGGGACGCTCCCAAGTCTCCTCGATGCGTCGAAGAGGCCGACCGGCTGCTCCAGCAGACGAACGCGAACTGGATGGGCTTCCTGGCCGGCAGTCAAGGTTTCCTTACCGAGCCCAGGTGGAGAGGCCTGGATAACCACCAGGTGTTCTGGGGAGACATGGTATGATCTCGGCCGGCGAAGGGCGAATGATTCTATCCCGGCTGTGAATATTGTTGCTAATTCTTCCACTCGATCAGGACAGCATGGTAAGTCATGCAGCTCACACCGGTCAATCGGGTATGCCCGTAAGCTCACAGCCTTATTAGGGTATGTAACATGCGCCGCATGCCAAACACCAGGAAGAGGAGATGTCCAGACTAATGTGTAAACAACCAGGACACATCAACAACGTCATGTACAACCGCTACGTCGAGTCGGCCCGAGTCCAATTCATCCGTCACCACGGGCTCGATGCCACGGCCGAGGAAAGGAAGCAGTGGGAGGATCTCGTGACCCCTCgcagcctcggcctcatCCTGAAGATGATGACAACCGAGTTCAAGTTCGTATGTCAAGCCAGTCACTCCCCCCTCATGTCTCCCCCTGGAGGGAATCGCTAACGATGGGCTACTACCTGCGCCCTTTCAGCCGATGAAATATCCCGACAGGGTTTACGTCTTGTACAGGCTGACcgagccgccaacgcccgACTCGACAAGTCTTCGCATGGAGTCCTGGATTCTATCGGACCAGCACCGTCGgatcgccgccaaggtcATCGACGAGACGGCCATCTACGACTACACGGTCGGTAAGGTTTCCGTGCTGAAACCCTTCATGGTTGAAAAGCTCAAGCGCACATTCACCATGCAGGAGGAAGCCAGGAGGAAGTACGCCGAGGAGGCACGAAAGGCCATTGAGGCCGTTGAGGAGCTGGAATCACAGCATGGATGACCGGGGGTCGCCTTTGACGCCGACGTGAACATTTACTAGCCCATCCAGCAAGGGATATAGAACAACATCATACATATGACCGTAGAGAAACTTAGAACTGGGAGGGCTTGAATGCAGTACCTCTCGATCCCATTGCGTTTTTCTTTCTATGTAATCTTGCGCGCAGCCTTTCCACTGGAGTCTCATGTTGTCTGGCCTCCTTGCAGGAAAAGCAGGCCTCGAGAGAATTCCGCCAGAGACGCGGTTCTTCTTAGCTTCTCCGACTGTTCTGATGACAAGGTAAACGTGTCCGGAACACTCCGCATCTGCCCGAGGTTATGTCACGGCCCTTCTTGGTGACGTTCTCCTCCGCTATAGGGCGCAGTTGACGAAAGGGCGCGCTCAAGGGAGCAGCGGGTGGAGAGGGTGCAGGGGTGAACGGATGCGAGTCAACGTATTTTGGCGCCCGTGTCGACAGTAGGCGGCCCCCTGAGGTATTCTTCTTGTATTAAAACATGACCATGCTTTGTCTATACTGTGCTAAATCGATTGGGCATTCAATTCGGTGATATCCTACCCGGCAAGCGTCATCTCGTCCATATTTGTAGAATCAAAGCGTGGCTATCAAAATGCAACCGAAAGTGCCCGATGAAAGGGCTGGTTTTTTTGGATTGGAATCGAAGGGATTTTATCCCTCAAGTCTGGTTTGAAGGGTTGATGTGGCCGGCCGCTGCGAGTCCAGAAGGGGAAATCAAGCCGCCAAACATGAAGATATGGAGGATCGAACCTCTTGTTCTTTTGGTGTTTGAAGCAGTTGTTCTGAGACTCGGAGGTTGAAGAAACCGACGGTAGACCGACGCTTCAATGACTGAAAGAAACACTCTGAAGTCAAGAATATCTTAATGGTGCTTGGCAGGTGATCTGATGCCAACAATTGGATGAGAATGTTTATTAGAGTGTGTCAAGATTGGGTATGAGCTACTCTTTTGTTACCGGGTAGAGCATTACGGAGGCGCGCAGAAACTTCCTAACCAAAGGATGTAATCCAAAGACAGAGAATTGTATGGTGCCCGCTTGCTCCCCAACCTCGGTGTCCTATTCCTTTACAACCTCGGCCAAAAACATGCCAATGCGCCGCCACATCGCCATGGGGTTCGAGTACATGACGAAGTGACCGCTCTCCGGGATCTCCGCCAGCTGGACGCCGGCCTCCGCGATCCGCGGCAAGTAGCTAAGCCCGTTGTACGACACGCCGAACATGAACATCCTCGGGCAGGAAAGCGACTCGAAGCTCTCCAGCAGGCCCCCGTTGTCCGTGTAGTCGACCATGGACTCGAACGTCGGCTTCACCGCGCCAGGCCGCACCTTGGCCCGGAACGCCGCCGCGTAGACGCCGTTCCCGTAGTCCGGCGACCGGCGCGTCCgctcgacgaaggcggcgacgaaggcgtcgGGCCCCTCATCGGCCGGGAAGTCGAGGATCTGCCTGCTGAGGAAGCAGTCCTCGGGGGCGAGGTTCCCCTTGATGTTGACGAAGCTCCGCACGGCGCCCGGGTTGCGCCGCGCGAGCAGCAGGCCCGTCAGGCCGCCCATGGagtggccgacgaggtggaAGCTCGAGACGCCGTGGGCCTCGAGCACGGCctccgcgacggcgacgaggaacgGCATGCAGATGGCCGAGTAGTCGGAGACGGTGGAGGCGCCGCTCCCTGGGGCGTCGTAGGCGATGATGGGATGGCCTGCCATGGCGTCGTagaggacgacgtcggtgtAGTCTTCCTTGGTGCTGCCGAAGCcgtggaggaagaggacggggtcgccggcgccgctgcgGCGGACGGTAGATATGGACAACTCGGTGTTGTCTATGACGAGCGGAAGCTGTTCCCATATGAGATTGATGGCGGAGGGCCGGGTGCCGTTAGCGGCCGAGGTCAAATCTCTCTTTGTCATCGTGAAGTCGTGGAATTAATTGTCCAACGGCAGATTGTCAAGGTCTTCTGGCAACCATAGTATGAATACTGAAGAGGGTTCCCAAGCTTGCTTTTTCATTTTCAAAAACTCTGCTTCTTATAGTCAAGAGCCCAGAGCACGGCACAAGTCGCCATGTTGAGTCCGGCACGGCGGGCAAGACTTCGGTGTGCCGTGATGGTGTCGGGCAAGCTGCCGAAGTGGAGACGTCTATCGGGggttggcgccgacgaaATCGGGCAAAGTGACACTTGGGGCCGCCAGGTCGGCGTATGGTCAGCTTGCCGAGTGTAGGCCTGTTCCAAACCGTCGCATCTACCGCATTCTCGTTGTTCCAACAAAGTCTCGTCATGCTGTCTGATCATCTCCAAATACTTGGCACAACCCATTTCTTCGCTCACTGGATCAATCTCCCGCAAGGAACCATGGTTCATCTGTACCATCTTTCACGCAAGGCCAGACTTGGACCGCCCACCGGCCAGCGAGGGGGGCTGGCTCTGCTGGACCCTCGGTACCAATTTCCACCTGATATCACCACGGCGGTGATGGTAGGAAATTGACTGAAACGGCGCTGGCGAAATGAGCCAAATGACCTCCACCAAGGGTTCTGCACAGAACGACGTGTCTGCACTGCCTTCGACCCCGGGCTCTCGACAAGCCCTTGGAAACCCCGGGCCGTCTTGGCTCGAGCTTCAGAGTGGACGGTCGAGTGCTTCAGACGACACGGCGATCATTCTTACGGCATTGCGTGCAGCCGTCGCTGTCAGGATGGGTGTGCTCAAACGTGGAGGACATGCagcagaagaggaaaaagcTTCTGAGGTCTAACGACGTGTTCAGTGCGCCTCGCAGTCTGCCGGTTCAGCAGCATGTCTAGATTCGTCGGTGCCCCGTTACCGAAAGCGAGCTATGACCGCGATCACGATGTTTCTTAGGGGCGGTAGCACGTTTTTGCGACAGAAGCCAACGCCCCGGGGTTCTTGAGCcgggacggacggggggGATACGGAGCCCGCGGGAAGATTCTGCGGAATCCAGCTTGATACCCTCACGACGATGTGCCCAGCTGCTGGTGTATTTCTACAAGTCGGCCTGAGTAGAAAGAAGGCCGTGGCAGGGAGCCCCACGGCGGGTGCACTGCCATCTGAAGGCTGCTGAAGCCTAAAGCTTGttgtctctttctcgctgAGACGTTCGGTCCACGGATGACCAGGGGGCTTGTCTGGTGTTTCATGCCAATCAAACAccgcccctcgccgcctctcTTGTCGAGTGAGATGCGAAGTAAGATGCGAAGTGGAACTGGGCGGGAATGAGTGAGAGGagaatgagtgagtgagtgaggtgTGGGTGAGTGGATACTGGGAGAAGACTGGAGAGTGAGTGGCAGTGAGAGACGACTGAGTGAAAGCGAAAGCCCAGTGAGTGAGATGAAGCATGGCAGCCCCGGTCTCCCCTCACTGAACCACTGTGTCATTGCAGGGAAGTCTCAgtcagtctctctctctctcccacaGCGAGTCTCACCCTTGCCAAGCAATGGCTCGACGGAGACACGTCAGGGGGGTCTGCAAGCCACCCGCTCTAAATTAAGAGTGACCTCACACGATGGGCGGTGCGGAgccccctttcttcccctcgCTTCCGGACGTTCGTGGGCGTGGTGTGGTTTAAggtgaggaggagacgggggGGCGCGTTCTACGACGCATCTAGAACCTATCTGGCAGTCAGGTCACACAGGGCATCGTCTAAACTTTGGCTAGGTAGGCTAGAGAACTATATCCATTGACGTGTACAGAGTGAGTGCCACGAAAGCATTGCCATGCTGTGCAAAGGTACAGTGTACAGTAAAGTACAACACCTCTCTCTCGGTCTCGTTTTTGTGCCACTGCCCTCCCCCGGCTTGCATTGCTCTGCCATCAACATGCAACTGACCAACTCCCGATGGAAAATCGAAAAGCCCCATACAACAAGCACGCAGCACAGCAAACACAGTTTATTCTATTTGTGCACAGCCAGACCAAACCCCGGGGCCCAAAGAGGACCCATGAGTATCCCAGAAGACCCAAGAGGATCCAGGGATGCAGAACAGAATGGCCAGAGCCTGCCAAGGATGACCGCGCGGCATCGAGGCAGTGTTGAACCAGAAAACCGGAGCCTTCCAGCTCGCTGATCTCACACGTCCAGCCAGCTTCATCTCCCGTCTCCTGTTGTTGGCCAATCTCTCAGCCAAGTTTGTAGCGGAATGGATGACCAACTACTGGATGGACGCAAGATTGCCATTGCTGTTTGCCTAGTTcagtccagcccagcctGTCATCCTCCTTTCGTATCGACAAGAATCCCTCCCGTCatccgcccccctccctcccttcctgGGTTTGTATGTATGGGTACACGTCTCGTATTCTCTCGGCACGCGCCTATCGACGTTTAGAAATAGAGTCTGGACAACACCTACTCGCAACTCCCTTGAACCTTGCTGGCGAGTCCGAAGCTGCTCTTTGACGGCTTTCTTGTTTATTATCCCACGgtctctcctcctctgctTCTTCTCAGTATTCTCATTATTTTACAAAAGTGCCCGACTCCATCCCTCGATAGCTCAATCAATCTCCAGCCTGTCTCCGCAGTCTTTCGAATACCCTCTTGATCTTCCGCATCACCGATTGATACCCGCAACCGCAATCTCAGAAGCACCACTTTTCTCTCCCAAGGGTCTCTCTAATTGCGCATTGTTCTCCTATCTGCCGCCTCTCGCTGCTCGCTCGATTTATCAATCAACCCACCCGAGACCAAGCATCATCATTCTGATCTTCGAAACCGGACCTTCTTGATCAACCATCAAAGCTTTCGTCTATCAGCATCAAaacaaccaccaccaacacaACCCCACCACCAACCTCCCAAGATCCCCAAGATGCAGTTCATCATCACGCTCGGCCTGCTctccggcctcgccgccgcccagtccgccaccaccaccgcgtcctcctccggATCGACCGGCCTGCCGGGCCTCATCAGCCAACTGCCCACCTGCGCCGTCACCTGCctcaacaccgccgccagcaACATCGGTTGCGCGACAACAGACTTCACCTGCCTGTGCGACAGCCAGGAACGCCTCATCGCCTCCCTGACACCCTGCGTACTGACGGCGGGCTGCTCTGCCGATGACATTGCCAGTACGTACATatccatctcatcccatcTCTCTCTATCGATGATCACTGCTAACAagccctcctccaccacaGAGGCCGCGAGGATCGCACCCCAGATCTGTTCCGAGGTCGACAACAACCCCGCCGCGTCCGACATCGCGTCCGCCTCGAACCTCGTcaccggcgccctcggcaccgcgaccggcggcagcgccgccacggccacggccacccccgccgccgccgccgcgcggcCCACCAACGGCTACTacggcatcctcggcgccggcgccgtcgctctggccgccatcgccttgTAGATTGGGCGGCCCTTGCAAGCTTTTTTTCGACTTGACTTTTTTTTCGGACATTCAAAAACATAGGGAGGAACCCGGACACTGGCGCATTGGGGGTGGTTTTGGGCAAGTCTTGGGACGCTTCAGGCACGGGCGCATGCGTTCTTTCACGTGCGGATAGAGAGCATCTTTTATCAGACTTCTTCGATGGAATCGGGCGCGGCCTGGAGGGCACCCCCAGAAGCTTTTCATCATGAACAGGCCGACGTCATGGACGTTGACGCCAACCGTTAGACATCATAGTAGCAGTCCACTGCAGAATTGTTATGCTGTTGACTGACGAATCTGAATTGCAATCCAAATTTTGATGCATCGTTTCCCTCCCTATCTGGCCGCGAAAGCTGGCACAGAGGTTCGATCGAGTTTGACCTGTCGCCCATCTGTCTTTGCTAGCGACAACGCCGATGCCACTCGGTCAACTTTGAGGCAGCAGATCTCATAACCCACCCTTGTGTGCGATGGAAGATATTCACCCACCAGTATTCCAACCACCCAATGGATGAGGATGTCAGTGTATTATTGCGCCTACTCCGGCTAGATAACTACACACGCTCTTTGCTTATACTGCACCTCTTATACATCCCCGTCGCTTCGCCCTTGGTCAGTCAACCATCACCGCTTCTGTTATAGAGCCAGCTCAGTAGCTGTATCGACAGGTTCTACCACAGTAGCAGTACATCCACCATTCCATGAGGGGGCTTTTCGGCTTCGGTCCTGCGGAAAAGGGGGCAATATATCAGGTCTAATAGAAACAAGCTGGGCCGAGGACGTGATAGAACAGACCGGTGTCGACGTCTCGTTCATCTGCCCACGGCGGCTGGAGGATGCTATAAGGCCAACGACGAAGATACGCAGCGTATCAGATGGACTTCCGGTGTCATCGTGGAAGGCTCTGGCGATCTTTCTCGTCTACCATCGGCAAAGCGACTGGTCTGGGCCCTGAGGGGTATCGCCGTTGATGTCTTCCCACCCCCCTAAGACGAGCCGAAGATGATCTTTGCCGGATCAGGTTGTCTCCCCATTGATGGGCCATAGATCTATGAGGCTTAGCTTCGACGCTTAGGGTGCCTATGTTGTTTTGCAATTTGCTTCCGCAGCGTTTGgcacacactcacacacacacacacaccagTGAGGCCGGTCACCAGAGAAAGAATAGCCTGGGCAGCTGCCTCGTCTTGCGGGCAAAAGTAGTTATATGTAAGCTCAATCATATCTGCAGGAGGCACGAATGCCAACTATGTACAAGTAGAATGATGAAAATCTCCCATGAAGCGACGCGAGCATCACTGAGCCCAGCCATCGTCACCCCAAACAGGGCCGCCGGGAGGAGTGTAGGAGGTGACCTTGCGGTAGTCTAAGAAGATCTAACGTCCTGTCAGAGAGGCTCAAATATCACCCTAGAAGCCATCCATGATACTTACCGACTCGGTGTCGTCCGCCTTGTAGGCACCAGGCAGAGCAATGCCCTCGGGAAGCTTGGTagctccgccgccggtgacggtgatCTGGTGGCAGCCGGGGTAGAACTGGGCCAggttgccgtccttgttggtccgctgcaggccgaggaTCTCGTGTCTGTCGTCGAAGAGATTATTAGTACGAGAtttctcccctctctcccccatCCCAAGACGAAAAAGAACACAAAAGTGAACACCAACCTGAGGATGTATTCGCCGGGGGCAATCGTGGCGGGCAGCTTGATGGTGTAGGTGCTG is drawn from Colletotrichum destructivum chromosome 6, complete sequence and contains these coding sequences:
- a CDS encoding Putative extracellular membrane protein, CFEM yields the protein MQFIITLGLLSGLAAAQSATTTASSSGSTGLPGLISQLPTCAVTCLNTAASNIGCATTDFTCLCDSQERLIASLTPCVLTAGCSADDIAKAARIAPQICSEVDNNPAASDIASASNLVTGALGTATGGSAATATATPAAAAARPTNGYYGILGAGAVALAAIAL
- a CDS encoding Putative acyl-CoA oxidase/dehydrogenase, middle domain, acyl-CoA dehydrogenase/oxidase, translating into MSTPIARKLWRVARPAVKTAGCFRSVTMTPSPTLCAAAFSTTPTRKIMETTGFTENQLTVREAVSQVCSEFPNTYWQERDQTEQDPKEFHAALAKDGWLGIALPESLGGSGLGISEATMMMQTISESGAGMAGAQSIHANVYATQPLARFGTPEQLESTIPKIISGEWRTCFGVTEPNSGLDTLRLATTARKQTDGSYLVTGQKIWITCAQVASKMILLARTKAYEDCAKPSEGLSLFCIDLDRSQPGLDMRKIKKMGGRAVDANEVFFDNYRIPAGSLVGREGQGFKIILHGMNAERCLLAGEALGLGYAAVAKASAYARDRVVFNRPIGQNQSIAHPLADAYMKLEAAKLATYHAARLYDASKDDPSIRQDQVGVAANSAKYMAAEAAFTACERAVLTHGGMGYAAEYDVERYLREIFVPRIAPVSREMILSYISEKVLNLPRSY
- a CDS encoding Putative CoA-transferase family III codes for the protein MPPPKAVLSVMIPRITAFARAHRPATTSQQLQRCIESLPRYRSVSRRTMATSNAPKSSAGEPLPLEGITVVSLEHAIAAPFCTRQLADMGARVIKIERPGVGDFARAYDTRVNGMASHFVWANRSKESLALDLKKPKDFDVLKRLLAKSDVLVQNLAPGATERLGLGYNTLRETHPSLIVCDISGYGSDGPYRDKKAYDLLVQSEAGFLSVTGNGPEPAKAGISIADISAGMYAYSNILAAIIKRGKTGRGARIDISMLESMVEWMSFPMYYTYNDAPGLARSGAAHASIYPYGPFETGGGGSVMFGVQNEREWTNLCRDVLGDEALARDPRFVSNTLRVRHRDELKAVICRVFARSSAEEVLAKLDGAAIANANVNDMQGVWNHPQLKARARWTDVETPAGKIPALIPPGFASVRESRMDRVPGLGEHNESIFRELGVEP
- a CDS encoding Putative HotDog domain superfamily protein, with translation MLRYTMLRSAFVRSTRLPPLQSAVCIRAQSTYAKAQLKCDDSQQAGEATSSVSPTASSRWFSELQARILRLRDAPKSPRCVEEADRLLQQTNANWMGFLAGSQGFLTEPRWRGLDNHQVFWGDMDSMVSHAAHTGQSGMPEEEMSRLMCKQPGHINNVMYNRYVESARVQFIRHHGLDATAEERKQWEDLVTPRSLGLILKMMTTEFKFPMKYPDRVYVLYRLTEPPTPDSTSLRMESWILSDQHRRIAAKVIDETAIYDYTVGKVSVLKPFMVEKLKRTFTMQEEARRKYAEEARKAIEAVEELESQHG
- a CDS encoding Putative alpha/beta hydrolase-1, translated to MTKRDLTSAANGTRPSAINLIWEQLPLVIDNTELSISTVRRSGAGDPVLFLHGFGSTKEDYTDVVLYDAMAGHPIIAYDAPGSGASTVSDYSAICMPFLVAVAEAVLEAHGVSSFHLVGHSMGGLTGLLLARRNPGAVRSFVNIKGNLAPEDCFLSRQILDFPADEGPDAFVAAFVERTRRSPDYGNGVYAAAFRAKVRPGAVKPTFESMVDYTDNGGLLESFESLSCPRMFMFGVSYNGLSYLPRIAEAGVQLAEIPESGHFVMYSNPMAMWRRIGMFLAEVVKE